The Chitinophaga flava genome has a segment encoding these proteins:
- a CDS encoding TerY-C metal binding domain-containing protein, with amino-acid sequence MRRLPIYFLIDVSESMVGEPIQQVEEGLSQIIQALKADPYAIETVWVSIIVFAGQAKTLVPLQEIINFYPPRFPVGGGTSLSKGLGHLMYELRKNQVKTTYEQKGDWKPIVFLFTDGVPTDDTRPAIAEWKQQWQRTANMVAISFGNEADIHVLKELTENILHFKNSNVAAYKQFFKWVTDSIKTSSESVEKNSSGFELSKIYDNDTLSKIDLSKPIPPQQYTDSNYAVLVGKCQNMNRHYLMKYRRSEEEAKIYGMDFNRLSYRLVGAFQVDNSYKELSDETAGPSRINSDELIGSPTCPCCGNQIAFAMCVCGQIHCIGEEHISTCPWCGNKGTYGIGEGGFDVNRAQG; translated from the coding sequence ATGAGAAGACTGCCCATTTATTTTCTGATAGATGTCTCCGAATCTATGGTCGGAGAGCCCATACAGCAGGTAGAAGAAGGTCTGTCACAGATCATTCAGGCGCTGAAAGCAGACCCCTACGCTATTGAAACCGTTTGGGTTTCCATCATCGTTTTCGCAGGACAGGCTAAAACCCTGGTGCCCCTGCAGGAGATCATAAATTTTTACCCACCCCGTTTCCCCGTTGGTGGCGGCACTTCCCTGAGCAAAGGGCTGGGACACCTCATGTATGAACTGAGAAAGAACCAGGTGAAAACTACCTACGAACAGAAAGGAGACTGGAAGCCCATCGTATTCCTCTTCACCGACGGCGTGCCTACAGATGATACCCGGCCCGCCATCGCGGAATGGAAGCAGCAGTGGCAGCGGACGGCCAATATGGTGGCCATTTCTTTCGGTAACGAAGCAGATATTCATGTGCTGAAAGAACTGACAGAAAATATTCTTCATTTTAAAAACAGTAATGTTGCCGCATACAAACAATTCTTCAAATGGGTAACGGATTCCATTAAAACCAGCAGCGAAAGTGTGGAGAAAAACAGCTCCGGATTTGAGCTGTCTAAAATATATGACAACGATACCCTGAGTAAAATAGACCTTTCCAAACCGATACCACCACAACAGTATACCGACAGCAATTACGCCGTGCTGGTAGGTAAATGCCAGAATATGAACCGGCATTACCTCATGAAATACCGGCGATCGGAAGAAGAAGCGAAAATTTATGGCATGGACTTCAACCGGCTGTCATACCGGCTGGTAGGCGCTTTTCAGGTAGACAATTCTTACAAGGAGCTGTCTGATGAAACAGCAGGCCCTTCCCGGATCAACAGTGATGAACTGATTGGCAGCCCCACCTGCCCCTGCTGCGGCAATCAGATAGCTTTTGCCATGTGCGTTTGCGGCCAGATCCACTGCATCGGGGAAGAACATATCAGTACCTGTCCCTGGTGTGGCAACAAAGGTACCTATGGCATCGGTGAAGGTGGTTTCGATGTGAACCGCGCCCAGGGCTAA
- a CDS encoding AAA family ATPase: protein MPFLRSFSINATRQQPFPYNVPAVRFAKDIALDKQITILVGDNGSGKSTLLESIALHLDLPLMGGDIGMREGFEAARTLQPYLSIQQVRKPLQGFFFRAEDFSDFIYSLKRQRDRNNMYLEPLRGEVADAVINELNDGMNMALREMRRDYGENLLAFSHGEAYLKIIEEKISDNGIYLLDEPEAALSPQKQLALISYILEMVKRRNTQFIIATHSPILMGIPEAQLYEIQEEGIQPVEYQETEHYRITHSFLSNPGSYLRYL, encoded by the coding sequence ATGCCTTTCCTTCGCTCTTTTTCCATTAATGCCACAAGACAACAACCTTTTCCGTATAACGTGCCGGCTGTCAGGTTTGCCAAAGACATTGCACTTGATAAACAGATCACTATTCTGGTAGGAGACAATGGTAGTGGTAAATCCACTTTGCTGGAGAGTATCGCACTTCATCTCGACCTCCCGCTGATGGGAGGGGACATCGGTATGCGGGAAGGCTTTGAGGCCGCAAGGACCTTGCAGCCCTATCTGAGTATACAACAGGTCAGAAAACCATTGCAAGGATTTTTTTTCCGCGCAGAAGATTTCAGCGATTTTATCTATAGTCTGAAACGTCAGCGCGACAGGAACAATATGTACCTGGAACCCTTACGCGGAGAGGTGGCCGATGCAGTAATCAATGAACTCAATGATGGAATGAACATGGCCCTGCGTGAGATGCGCCGCGACTACGGAGAGAACCTCCTGGCCTTTTCCCACGGAGAAGCCTATCTGAAAATAATAGAAGAAAAGATCTCCGACAACGGCATCTACCTGCTGGACGAGCCAGAAGCCGCCTTGTCGCCGCAAAAGCAGCTTGCCCTTATCTCCTATATACTGGAGATGGTGAAGCGTCGCAACACACAGTTTATCATAGCCACTCATTCTCCCATCCTGATGGGCATTCCGGAAGCACAGCTTTATGAGATACAGGAGGAGGGAATACAACCTGTTGAATACCAGGAAACGGAACATTACCGGATTACCCATTCCTTTCTGAGTAACCCTGGTTCCTATCTGCGTTATCTATAG
- a CDS encoding dihydrofolate reductase family protein produces the protein MRKIIFSAAISIDGYMEGPNGETDWCIMDEDMQFNVFLDETDTILFGRKCYDKYLKNGPPSTSKMDKELWDTIFSKQLIVFSRTLTSVNNSIHLVRENMITAMTSLKAQPGRNIWLFGGASLASSMLNAGLIDEIQLGVIPIILGAGNPLFTGIEQRILLKTSHSKLFKSGVQQLYLEPVK, from the coding sequence ATGAGAAAAATAATCTTCAGCGCAGCCATCAGTATAGATGGCTATATGGAAGGCCCCAACGGAGAAACAGACTGGTGCATAATGGATGAGGACATGCAGTTCAATGTCTTTCTGGATGAAACAGATACCATCCTCTTCGGCAGAAAATGTTACGATAAATACCTCAAAAACGGGCCACCCTCAACTTCCAAAATGGACAAAGAATTATGGGACACCATCTTCAGTAAGCAGCTGATTGTCTTTTCCCGGACATTGACTTCGGTCAACAACAGTATTCACCTGGTCAGGGAAAACATGATCACAGCAATGACTTCCCTCAAAGCACAGCCTGGCCGGAACATATGGCTGTTCGGGGGTGCCAGCCTTGCCTCTTCCATGCTGAATGCCGGGCTTATAGATGAAATACAACTGGGCGTGATCCCTATCATCCTGGGCGCCGGCAACCCGCTGTTCACCGGCATCGAACAGCGTATTCTACTGAAGACCAGCCACAGTAAACTGTTTAAGTCCGGAGTACAACAACTTTACCTCGAACCTGTTAAGTAA
- a CDS encoding vWA domain-containing protein, translating to MRRLPVYFLLDTSGSMYGEPIQALNNALSGMVSNLRMDAHALDSLWLSIITFDRDVKELMPLTELVSFQLPEITCPQSGPTHTGAGLDFLYHRVVKDVQRGTPTQKGDWRPLLFIFTDGKPSDQQLYREMIPKIKGLNFGAIVGCAAGKAADNDMLKELTDTVVHLDTADSATLRQFFKWVSDTIEQGNKSMGTTEQVTLPPPPQEVNLVI from the coding sequence ATGCGACGACTACCGGTATATTTCCTGCTGGACACTTCCGGTTCCATGTATGGAGAACCCATACAGGCATTAAACAATGCCCTGAGCGGAATGGTCAGCAACCTGCGTATGGATGCCCATGCACTGGACTCTCTGTGGCTCAGTATCATCACTTTTGACAGAGATGTGAAGGAGCTGATGCCTCTCACAGAACTGGTCAGTTTTCAGCTGCCGGAAATAACCTGCCCTCAGAGCGGCCCCACACATACCGGTGCAGGACTCGATTTTCTCTACCACAGAGTAGTAAAAGATGTACAACGTGGAACGCCCACCCAGAAAGGAGACTGGCGCCCGCTGTTGTTCATTTTTACAGATGGAAAACCATCTGATCAGCAGCTGTACCGGGAAATGATCCCTAAAATAAAAGGCCTCAACTTCGGCGCTATCGTAGGATGCGCCGCAGGTAAGGCCGCCGACAACGATATGCTCAAGGAACTGACGGATACGGTCGTCCACCTGGATACCGCCGACAGCGCCACGTTGCGCCAGTTCTTTAAATGGGTGTCAGACACCATCGAGCAAGGAAACAAAAGTATGGGCACAACGGAACAGGTTACCCTGCCGCCACCGCCCCAGGAAGTGAACTTAGTTATCTGA
- a CDS encoding RNA polymerase sigma factor, with the protein MHDKELWSWYKSGEISGLEGLYNSYYAPLTNYGFKFTPDKFFIEESIQDLFLKLWRNRDAIVTPLAVKQYLLLSFRRILLRKLEYSPSRLEDAFSGEHIPFNLELSYEHPLIRAERAQDLKRKVDALLDTLTNRQREAIFLKYYEDLSYEEIAEIMHINLGGTYKLVYRALERLREQFGDFSLLVLLYLLQQRR; encoded by the coding sequence ATGCACGACAAAGAATTATGGTCTTGGTACAAATCCGGAGAAATCAGTGGACTGGAAGGGCTTTATAACAGCTATTACGCGCCATTGACCAATTATGGATTTAAGTTTACCCCTGATAAATTCTTTATAGAAGAAAGTATTCAGGACCTGTTCCTCAAGTTATGGAGGAACAGGGATGCGATTGTTACACCGCTGGCGGTAAAACAATACCTGCTGCTTTCTTTCCGTCGTATATTACTGCGTAAACTGGAATACAGCCCTTCCCGGCTGGAGGATGCGTTTTCCGGGGAACATATTCCTTTTAATCTGGAACTGTCTTATGAACACCCGTTGATCAGAGCTGAGCGTGCGCAGGATCTGAAGCGGAAAGTAGATGCACTGCTGGATACACTTACCAACCGGCAGCGGGAAGCCATCTTCCTGAAGTATTACGAAGACCTGTCGTATGAGGAGATAGCAGAGATTATGCATATCAACCTAGGAGGCACCTACAAACTTGTATATCGCGCATTGGAGCGCCTGAGAGAACAATTCGGCGATTTTTCCCTTCTCGTTCTGCTATATCTGCTGCAGCAACGCCGTTAA
- a CDS encoding aminoglycoside phosphotransferase family protein, producing the protein MRKPIVDIQEMITAIATLGGEITHIEPVQDGEESFAFRVIISGKKYVLRANHHIHGFEKDDFVCRRFAGPALPIPEIEAIGVLDNGVAWCLSVLVPGVTLQDLPVAALPSVTGAVDGVMKAMAAAPLDGMSGFGPFNAQGHGRYTSWKAYLESIVNDPLYNWQEAGKRVAMKRVVPLQEQLLQSIAACPEKRQLVHGDFGSNNVLTDGHLVTGVIDWSEAMIGDSLYDMANIFFWRTWLDCMEYQARYFEAFPLDKARLACYQMRIGLEQVYQTAIDGATDDLDWALLRCEHLLGLSR; encoded by the coding sequence ATGAGAAAACCAATTGTTGACATACAGGAAATGATCACGGCCATCGCTACACTGGGTGGGGAAATAACCCATATAGAACCAGTGCAGGATGGGGAAGAGTCCTTTGCATTCAGGGTGATCATCTCCGGAAAAAAATATGTGCTGAGGGCTAATCACCATATTCACGGTTTTGAGAAAGATGATTTTGTATGCCGTCGGTTTGCCGGTCCGGCCTTGCCTATACCGGAGATAGAGGCGATAGGTGTATTGGATAACGGTGTAGCCTGGTGTTTGTCGGTGCTGGTACCGGGTGTTACTCTACAGGACTTACCGGTGGCGGCGTTGCCGTCTGTTACCGGAGCAGTGGATGGTGTCATGAAAGCCATGGCAGCGGCGCCGCTGGATGGGATGAGTGGTTTCGGGCCTTTTAATGCGCAGGGGCATGGCCGTTATACCAGCTGGAAAGCCTATCTGGAAAGCATTGTCAACGATCCGTTGTACAACTGGCAGGAAGCTGGTAAGCGTGTGGCGATGAAACGGGTGGTGCCATTACAGGAGCAGTTGCTGCAGTCTATTGCAGCCTGTCCTGAAAAACGACAGCTGGTACATGGTGATTTTGGTTCCAATAATGTGTTGACAGACGGACATCTGGTGACGGGTGTAATAGACTGGTCAGAGGCTATGATAGGCGACAGCCTTTATGATATGGCTAATATTTTTTTCTGGCGTACCTGGTTGGACTGTATGGAATACCAGGCCCGTTATTTTGAAGCGTTTCCGCTGGACAAGGCCAGGCTGGCCTGTTATCAGATGCGTATCGGACTGGAACAGGTGTATCAGACAGCTATAGATGGTGCAACAGATGATCTGGACTGGGCGCTGCTGCGCTGTGAGCACCTGTTAGGTTTATCCCGCTGA
- a CDS encoding TerD family protein — protein sequence MAINLVKGQTIDLRKNDKGEEFDLSTVTVGLGWDVRQKKNEGGFFGKLFGGDKKEEEYDLDAVAMLLDSNGKVANLGRTVQTRDGRAMGLYESDVVFFNSMKHPSGHIWLTGDNRTGAGDGDDEQIIIKLDQLDQRYDKILFMVTIYQGRTNNQHFGMIENAFIRAVDRNGKEIARFSLSGDSTYNGMCSMTFAEIYRKDGAWKFRALGNPHQSDSFIDELKKLTYS from the coding sequence ATGGCTATCAACTTAGTTAAAGGTCAAACGATTGACCTTCGCAAAAACGATAAAGGAGAAGAATTTGATCTTTCTACCGTGACGGTAGGATTGGGCTGGGATGTAAGACAAAAGAAGAATGAAGGCGGTTTCTTCGGCAAACTCTTTGGCGGTGATAAAAAAGAAGAGGAGTATGATCTGGATGCTGTGGCCATGCTGCTGGACAGCAACGGAAAAGTAGCCAACCTGGGCCGCACCGTACAAACCAGAGATGGCAGAGCCATGGGACTATACGAAAGTGATGTGGTGTTCTTTAACTCCATGAAACATCCTTCCGGCCATATCTGGCTGACCGGCGACAACAGAACCGGCGCAGGCGATGGCGACGACGAACAGATCATCATCAAACTGGACCAGCTGGACCAGCGTTACGATAAAATACTGTTCATGGTGACTATCTATCAGGGACGTACGAACAACCAGCATTTCGGGATGATCGAAAATGCGTTTATCCGTGCGGTAGACCGCAATGGTAAAGAAATCGCGCGCTTCAGCCTTTCCGGCGACAGCACCTACAATGGCATGTGCTCCATGACTTTTGCGGAAATTTATCGTAAAGATGGCGCCTGGAAATTCAGGGCCCTTGGTAACCCGCACCAGTCCGATAGTTTCATCGATGAACTGAAGAAGCTGACCTATTCCTGA
- a CDS encoding vWA domain-containing protein codes for MRRLPVYLLLDTSGSMSGEPIEAVKNGVQVMISALRQNPQAIETAFISIITFDSTAKQVVPLTDLASFQMVDIRATGTTVLGEALQLVSSCIDREVAKTTAEQKGDWKPLVFIMTDGVPTDNWQSGLSAFRQRKTAYTVACAAGHSADTSVLKQITENVVSLDTADSHSISRFFTWVTASIGVSSTRVEDSGKEVTGLHELPPPPSELNIVV; via the coding sequence ATGAGAAGACTACCCGTTTACCTTTTGCTGGACACTTCCGGCTCTATGAGCGGAGAGCCCATCGAGGCTGTAAAAAATGGTGTGCAGGTAATGATCAGTGCATTACGACAAAACCCACAGGCCATCGAAACCGCGTTTATCAGCATCATCACTTTTGATAGTACTGCCAAACAGGTAGTACCCTTGACAGATCTGGCTTCGTTTCAGATGGTAGATATCCGCGCTACCGGCACTACTGTGCTGGGAGAGGCTTTGCAGCTGGTCAGCTCCTGCATCGACAGAGAGGTGGCCAAAACTACTGCAGAACAGAAAGGCGATTGGAAACCACTGGTGTTTATCATGACAGATGGTGTACCAACTGATAACTGGCAAAGTGGCCTGTCTGCTTTCCGTCAGCGTAAGACAGCTTATACTGTAGCCTGCGCCGCAGGTCACAGTGCCGATACTTCCGTGCTGAAACAAATCACGGAAAATGTAGTGAGCCTCGATACTGCCGACAGTCACAGTATTTCCCGCTTCTTCACCTGGGTGACTGCTTCCATCGGCGTCAGTTCTACCCGTGTAGAAGACTCCGGAAAAGAAGTGACCGGCCTGCATGAACTGCCACCACCGCCTTCCGAACTGAATATTGTAGTGTAA
- a CDS encoding TlpA disulfide reductase family protein, whose translation MKVIFFLSGMMVPGVMFAQQGKFTVNGSLKKEITKPAMAYLNYRTADQNITDSCMITQGKFVFKGNIDEPKRATLIVNYLGSGMKGNGVDQRTIYLEPGNIKINGKDSLPDASITGSAINREQEELLAALKAPADQMKTFMADYYALPKDKQNDSSVRAVLDKKYFAIKEEEKTAYINFIKTHPQSVAGLDALKKLGTSIEDYKVLTPLYESFSNNVKNSMAGKDYAKELAIMKATAIGASAPEFTQNDTAGQPVALTSFRGKYVLIDFWASWCSPCRAENPNVVAAYSKYHDKGFEVLGVSVDDEKSRNNWLNAIKHDGLTWQQVSDLKGWNNAVSRMYGIRYIPQNFLVDPNGKIIAKNLKGKDLEKKLAELLKS comes from the coding sequence ATGAAAGTAATTTTTTTTCTATCAGGAATGATGGTACCAGGTGTAATGTTTGCCCAGCAAGGGAAATTCACCGTGAATGGAAGTCTTAAAAAAGAAATAACAAAACCAGCAATGGCTTATCTGAATTATCGTACAGCTGATCAAAACATAACAGATTCCTGCATGATAACACAAGGTAAATTTGTATTCAAAGGAAACATTGATGAACCAAAGCGGGCGACCCTTATTGTCAATTACCTGGGATCGGGCATGAAGGGCAATGGTGTAGATCAAAGAACAATTTACCTGGAGCCAGGTAATATAAAAATCAACGGTAAGGATTCGTTACCTGATGCCAGTATAACAGGATCGGCTATCAACAGGGAGCAGGAGGAACTACTGGCGGCATTAAAAGCTCCAGCCGATCAGATGAAGACCTTTATGGCAGATTATTATGCACTGCCCAAAGACAAACAAAATGACTCTTCTGTGCGGGCGGTGTTGGATAAAAAGTATTTTGCCATTAAAGAAGAGGAAAAAACAGCTTATATAAATTTTATAAAAACGCATCCCCAATCCGTTGCAGGACTTGATGCATTGAAAAAATTAGGTACCTCCATCGAGGATTATAAGGTTTTAACGCCTTTGTATGAATCATTCTCCAATAATGTAAAAAACAGTATGGCTGGAAAAGATTATGCAAAAGAACTGGCTATCATGAAAGCAACGGCTATTGGTGCATCTGCACCTGAGTTTACGCAAAATGATACAGCGGGACAACCTGTCGCACTGACCAGTTTCAGAGGTAAATATGTGCTGATTGATTTCTGGGCTTCCTGGTGCAGTCCTTGCCGCGCTGAGAATCCAAATGTGGTAGCGGCTTACTCAAAGTACCATGATAAAGGCTTCGAGGTGCTGGGCGTTTCAGTAGATGACGAAAAATCCCGTAACAACTGGCTGAATGCCATCAAACATGACGGATTAACCTGGCAGCAAGTCTCTGATCTGAAAGGCTGGAATAACGCAGTTAGCCGGATGTATGGTATCAGATATATACCTCAGAACTTTCTGGTAGACCCAAATGGTAAAATAATCGCCAAAAACCTGAAAGGCAAAGACCTCGAGAAAAAACTGGCTGAGTTGTTGAAGTCTTAA
- a CDS encoding aminoacyl-histidine dipeptidase: protein MELTKLAPQALWQHFSNLNAIPRASKKEERVVAFMMEFGQQLGLETKKDAVGNVVIKKPATPGMEDRQTVILQSHVDMVHQKNGDTVFDFDTQGIDMYIDGDWVRARGTTLGADNGIGVAAIMAILSAKDLQHPALEAMFTIDEETGMTGAMQLDPTNFSGRILLNLDTEEEDELTIGCAGGLDTNTRGSYQEVGVPAGHIAYAITIKGLLGGHSGIDIHRGRGNANKLMNRLLYKAKQSFDLGLATLDGGSLRNAIPRESRATVVIPGADKAAFETFIRTITAVLNEEYKTIEAGLTVEAIPTATPAAIMEPAYFSKLLNTLYAVPNGVFRMSPDIKDLVETSTNLARVIVKDGVFTTQSLQRSSVQSTKEDVALAVRAAFENMGCEVSQTGGYPGWKPNPDSAILKLVRSLYNDHFDHVPKVGALHAGLECGILGSLMNGPDMVSFGPIIRGAHSPNECVQISSVGRFYDYLLHILREIPKR from the coding sequence ATGGAACTAACAAAACTTGCCCCGCAGGCTTTATGGCAGCATTTCAGCAACCTGAATGCTATACCCAGGGCTTCCAAAAAGGAAGAAAGGGTGGTCGCCTTTATGATGGAATTCGGACAACAACTGGGACTGGAAACGAAGAAAGATGCTGTCGGGAACGTGGTCATTAAAAAACCGGCTACCCCCGGCATGGAAGACCGGCAGACTGTCATCCTGCAATCACACGTGGATATGGTACATCAGAAAAACGGTGATACTGTATTTGACTTTGATACCCAGGGCATCGATATGTATATAGACGGCGACTGGGTAAGGGCCCGCGGCACTACCTTAGGCGCAGACAACGGCATCGGCGTAGCTGCTATCATGGCGATCCTGTCGGCTAAAGACTTACAGCATCCGGCTCTCGAAGCCATGTTCACCATTGATGAAGAAACAGGTATGACCGGCGCTATGCAGCTGGACCCCACCAATTTCAGCGGCCGTATCCTGCTGAACCTCGATACAGAAGAGGAAGATGAACTGACCATCGGTTGTGCCGGCGGACTGGATACCAATACCCGTGGCAGTTATCAGGAGGTAGGCGTACCGGCAGGTCATATCGCTTATGCCATCACCATCAAAGGTTTGCTGGGAGGCCATTCCGGCATAGATATACACAGAGGCAGAGGCAATGCCAACAAACTGATGAACCGCCTGCTGTATAAAGCTAAGCAGTCTTTCGACCTGGGCCTGGCCACCCTCGATGGCGGCAGCCTGCGTAATGCCATCCCCCGCGAATCCCGCGCTACCGTGGTGATACCTGGTGCCGACAAAGCCGCTTTTGAAACGTTTATCCGTACAATCACTGCCGTGCTCAATGAAGAATATAAAACCATTGAAGCCGGTCTAACGGTAGAGGCTATCCCAACAGCCACACCTGCGGCCATCATGGAGCCAGCTTATTTCAGCAAACTGCTGAATACCCTCTATGCAGTGCCCAATGGCGTATTCCGGATGAGCCCCGATATCAAAGACCTCGTGGAAACTTCCACCAACCTCGCCAGAGTGATCGTAAAAGACGGAGTGTTTACTACACAGTCCCTGCAACGCAGCAGCGTGCAAAGCACCAAAGAAGATGTAGCCCTGGCCGTTAGAGCTGCTTTCGAAAATATGGGCTGTGAAGTATCACAGACTGGCGGTTATCCCGGCTGGAAACCCAATCCGGATTCTGCTATCCTGAAACTGGTACGCTCCCTGTATAACGACCATTTCGATCATGTACCCAAAGTAGGTGCCCTCCACGCCGGCCTGGAATGCGGTATCCTGGGCTCCCTGATGAATGGCCCTGATATGGTTTCTTTCGGACCTATCATCCGCGGCGCACACTCTCCCAATGAATGTGTACAGATATCTTCTGTAGGCCGGTTTTATGATTACCTGCTGCATATCCTGAGAGAGATACCGAAACGATAG
- a CDS encoding AIM24 family protein: MNVKLIGHDFKSLQVELFHNEKFYCEKGALIYYEEGINSSINVFDKGVAGMLKRKLTGESIFQVELCNTNVNPKKLMVAGRVGMLPVNLKNVPGGIICKAGYYVASSDKIDIDVKMNLTSLIGGTGLIMQKITGYCTVFLDVIGTVVTLDLVAGQTVFVDEKSFICMNADMQNRMSSHFSGSNMLGGEGLTMLKITGPGTVYVTSVNFR; this comes from the coding sequence ATGAACGTAAAACTTATAGGGCACGATTTTAAAAGCCTGCAGGTAGAACTGTTTCACAACGAAAAATTCTATTGTGAGAAAGGAGCCCTGATCTATTATGAGGAAGGTATCAATTCCTCCATCAATGTTTTTGACAAAGGTGTGGCCGGTATGCTCAAAAGAAAACTGACAGGTGAAAGCATCTTTCAGGTAGAGTTGTGCAACACCAACGTTAATCCGAAAAAACTCATGGTTGCCGGCAGGGTAGGCATGCTGCCGGTCAACCTCAAAAACGTGCCCGGCGGTATTATCTGTAAAGCCGGCTACTATGTAGCGTCTTCAGATAAGATAGATATAGACGTGAAAATGAACCTCACCTCGCTGATCGGCGGAACCGGTTTGATCATGCAGAAAATAACCGGTTACTGCACTGTCTTCCTCGATGTGATAGGTACCGTTGTAACGCTGGACCTGGTAGCCGGACAAACTGTTTTTGTGGATGAAAAAAGTTTTATCTGCATGAATGCCGATATGCAGAACAGAATGTCTTCCCACTTCTCCGGTAGCAATATGCTGGGAGGGGAAGGCCTTACCATGCTCAAAATCACAGGGCCTGGTACGGTATATGTCACCTCCGTAAACTTCCGATAA
- a CDS encoding TerD family protein: MAINLQKGQRIDIGLSNISVGLGWEPNDGTSAAFDLDASAFMIDDNRLIPEEGFFVFYGNQDSPDTALHHTGDDPTGGNSDGGDDETIMVDLTKVDPRVKEILFVVTIHDAISRRQNFGQVRDSYIRIVDNATSQEIAKYELGEDFSIETGVEFGRLYVKEGKWKFEASGKGYKEDLAFFLSKYFKGQIIK, translated from the coding sequence ATGGCTATTAACTTACAAAAAGGACAAAGGATTGATATTGGTCTGTCCAATATCAGTGTCGGACTGGGATGGGAACCGAATGATGGAACCAGTGCGGCCTTCGATCTGGATGCTTCTGCCTTTATGATCGATGATAACAGGTTGATTCCCGAAGAAGGTTTTTTTGTGTTTTATGGCAACCAGGATTCTCCGGATACTGCACTGCATCATACCGGCGATGACCCTACCGGTGGCAACAGCGACGGTGGTGATGATGAAACCATCATGGTAGACCTCACCAAAGTAGACCCCCGCGTAAAGGAAATCCTGTTTGTGGTAACTATCCACGACGCCATCTCCAGAAGACAGAACTTCGGACAGGTAAGGGATTCGTATATCCGTATCGTTGATAATGCCACTTCTCAGGAGATCGCCAAATATGAACTGGGCGAAGACTTCTCCATCGAAACAGGCGTGGAGTTTGGCCGCCTTTATGTAAAAGAAGGGAAGTGGAAATTTGAAGCCTCCGGTAAAGGTTACAAAGAAGACCTCGCATTTTTCCTCTCCAAATACTTTAAAGGACAGATCATCAAATAA